The proteins below are encoded in one region of Papio anubis isolate 15944 chromosome 19, Panubis1.0, whole genome shotgun sequence:
- the MRO gene encoding protein maestro isoform X2, which yields MDQRQRRILGQPLSIPTSQPKQKRTSLISFFSKVSWKLRFQKREPLKNVLFILAERARDPNAKKRHMAMRGLGTMAREAPDKVRKHKKIVLDLLVYGLYDPVSLEVIHESMKTLTVVLGKIQGKGLGSFFIDITLQTRTLLDDENDSLRYSAFVLFGQLAAFAGRKWKKFFTGQVKQTRDSLLIHLQDRNPQVAKACKTTFRACSPYLKLRKEYSFQSEEDQRNTKLYRQLSHYHPEILQFFYANKIL from the exons atgGACCAAAGACAGAGGAGAATCCTGGGCCAGCCCCTTTCCATCCCTACTTCCCAGCCCAAGCAGAAAAGGACATCACTGATATCTTTCTTTTCCAAG GTCTCTTGGAAACTGAGGTTCCAGAAGCGGGAGCCCCTGAAGAATGTGCTTTTCATCTTGGCAGAAAGAGCTCGGGACCCCAATGCTAAAAAGCGTCACATGGCAATGAGAGGCCTGGGAACCATGGCCCGTGAAGCCCCTGACAAG GTGAGAAAGCATAAGAAAATTGTCCTCGACCTGCTGGTGTACGGATTGTATGACCCTGTGAGTTTGGAAGTCATCCATGAGAGTATGAAGACTCTGACCGTCGTTCTGGGCAAGATCCAGGGGAAAGGTTTGGGTTCCTTCTTCATAGACATCACACTTCAGACCAGGACTTTATTAGATGAT GAGAATGACAGTCTGAGATACTCggcctttgttttgtttgggcAATTGGCTGCCTTTGCtgggaggaaatggaaaaaattttTCACCGGTCAGGTTAAGCAGACACGAGATTCCCTCCTGATCCATTTACAGGACAGAAACCCCCAGGTTGCCAAG GCTTGCAAAACAACATTTCGAGCCTGTTCTCCATATCTGAAACTAAGGAAGGAATACAGCTTCCAGAGCGAAGAAGATCAAAGGAACACTAAGCTCTACCGGCAGCTG AGCCATTATCATCCAGAGATCCTGCAGTTCTTCTACGCAAATAAAATTCTGTAA
- the MRO gene encoding protein maestro isoform X1, giving the protein MADSYSSSNAFGMTVSSSMDQRQRRILGQPLSIPTSQPKQKRTSLISFFSKVSWKLRFQKREPLKNVLFILAERARDPNAKKRHMAMRGLGTMAREAPDKVRKHKKIVLDLLVYGLYDPVSLEVIHESMKTLTVVLGKIQGKGLGSFFIDITLQTRTLLDDENDSLRYSAFVLFGQLAAFAGRKWKKFFTGQVKQTRDSLLIHLQDRNPQVAKACKTTFRACSPYLKLRKEYSFQSEEDQRNTKLYRQLSHYHPEILQFFYANKIL; this is encoded by the exons ATGGCAGATTCTTACAGTTCCTCTAATGCATTTGGGATGACTGTTTCAAG ttccatgGACCAAAGACAGAGGAGAATCCTGGGCCAGCCCCTTTCCATCCCTACTTCCCAGCCCAAGCAGAAAAGGACATCACTGATATCTTTCTTTTCCAAG GTCTCTTGGAAACTGAGGTTCCAGAAGCGGGAGCCCCTGAAGAATGTGCTTTTCATCTTGGCAGAAAGAGCTCGGGACCCCAATGCTAAAAAGCGTCACATGGCAATGAGAGGCCTGGGAACCATGGCCCGTGAAGCCCCTGACAAG GTGAGAAAGCATAAGAAAATTGTCCTCGACCTGCTGGTGTACGGATTGTATGACCCTGTGAGTTTGGAAGTCATCCATGAGAGTATGAAGACTCTGACCGTCGTTCTGGGCAAGATCCAGGGGAAAGGTTTGGGTTCCTTCTTCATAGACATCACACTTCAGACCAGGACTTTATTAGATGAT GAGAATGACAGTCTGAGATACTCggcctttgttttgtttgggcAATTGGCTGCCTTTGCtgggaggaaatggaaaaaattttTCACCGGTCAGGTTAAGCAGACACGAGATTCCCTCCTGATCCATTTACAGGACAGAAACCCCCAGGTTGCCAAG GCTTGCAAAACAACATTTCGAGCCTGTTCTCCATATCTGAAACTAAGGAAGGAATACAGCTTCCAGAGCGAAGAAGATCAAAGGAACACTAAGCTCTACCGGCAGCTG AGCCATTATCATCCAGAGATCCTGCAGTTCTTCTACGCAAATAAAATTCTGTAA